A region from the Rheinheimera mangrovi genome encodes:
- a CDS encoding ATP-binding protein encodes MLISALILTVTLLILKRCARLFKVQAAGPDEKRRQPLKSQLASRIALLAAIPWALMISVLLHGTVVLNLSTHVSELASQQQLIVNQLKQRLSSYQAELKLASGYALLVGDEQSLQQLVRSQPEFISALRTDPVGKVTAFFKEQIAQDIQGHSVAHRDYFSKPQQTGLPYISDVFQGQKLGRDLLFALSMPLYRQQEFAGVLELSVALQRLTTALKVPQPDPGLQLLLTDGAEIKIWGLADPNETGLQVDLATAALAESKPYLTHSPFHRQSHLHFNQTGDKIRISSAVEGTNWQLLLFWDHSHLALYYQLLTFIALFAVLAGIELLSRSSQRFASGYTLALQQLISCIESMKLGSSQTPRQQLDNSALEFEQLLTSFTSLQQRLHAGHQALQSALADKTTLSLQLEQRVQERTAELSIERDKAQQLALAKTRFLANMSHELRTPLTVILGFIQQILIQPHAPQLQSQLQTIDSQGKFLLQIVNDILDAAKMEEGKLPLELQHFELQPLLCELHQSMLPAATAKSLSFSLDCRYPLPRTLHTDPLRLKQILMNLVGNALKFTQQGEVRLSAAIKQGQLQLTISDTGPGISEQMQQKLFTAFEQGDPGISRQFGGTGLGLYICKQLADLMGCQLVLHSVPQQGSQFSLLIPLPIHAELLLKAPKPQSNTQLQIKQQIPQWTGSVLIVDDVPDLRLLFSTLLSATGLEIQTAVNGLDALQKVAQQSFDILLMDMHMPVMDGLTASRELRRQGYQMPVIALTADVQIEQRQLCLAAGCHAVLTKPVQVELLYSTIAEFLPANNASSIQTEVQQQLEELTSMFRDTLPSIAQELEQLMQLQQPEATAALLHRIKGTSACFGFTRISALAATTEQALKEDHWPAEQLHQLLQQIRQEQP; translated from the coding sequence GTGCTGATAAGCGCATTGATATTGACTGTCACTCTGCTCATCCTTAAACGTTGCGCCCGGCTTTTTAAAGTTCAGGCTGCAGGCCCTGACGAAAAACGTCGTCAGCCATTAAAGTCACAGCTAGCCAGCCGCATTGCTTTACTCGCTGCTATTCCCTGGGCACTGATGATTAGTGTATTGCTGCATGGCACAGTCGTACTGAATTTATCCACTCATGTCTCGGAGCTCGCCAGCCAACAACAACTGATAGTCAATCAACTCAAACAACGACTGTCGTCTTATCAGGCGGAATTAAAACTGGCCTCAGGTTATGCGCTCCTGGTAGGTGATGAACAAAGTTTGCAGCAATTGGTCCGAAGCCAGCCTGAATTTATTTCTGCGTTGCGAACAGATCCTGTAGGTAAAGTAACGGCTTTTTTCAAAGAACAGATAGCACAGGATATTCAAGGCCATTCAGTTGCTCACCGCGATTATTTCAGCAAACCGCAGCAAACGGGCTTGCCTTATATTAGCGACGTATTTCAGGGCCAGAAGCTTGGACGGGATCTGTTATTTGCCCTGAGTATGCCGCTATATCGGCAGCAGGAGTTCGCTGGAGTATTGGAACTGTCCGTAGCGCTGCAGAGGCTGACAACGGCCTTAAAGGTGCCGCAGCCTGATCCAGGTCTGCAGTTATTGTTGACAGACGGCGCAGAGATAAAAATCTGGGGCCTTGCGGACCCAAACGAAACCGGCTTGCAGGTTGATCTGGCGACAGCTGCACTGGCCGAGTCTAAGCCCTATTTAACCCACTCTCCTTTTCATCGTCAGAGTCATCTGCATTTTAATCAAACAGGCGATAAAATCCGAATAAGCAGCGCGGTTGAGGGTACTAATTGGCAATTACTGCTGTTTTGGGATCACAGTCATTTAGCACTGTATTACCAACTTCTGACCTTTATCGCCTTGTTCGCCGTTCTGGCTGGTATTGAGTTGTTATCACGCAGCAGTCAGCGTTTTGCTTCGGGTTATACCCTGGCTTTACAACAACTGATCAGCTGTATTGAAAGCATGAAGCTCGGCTCTTCTCAAACCCCCAGGCAGCAGCTGGATAATTCCGCGCTGGAGTTTGAGCAATTATTGACCAGCTTTACCTCGTTGCAGCAACGCTTGCATGCGGGTCATCAGGCATTGCAGTCTGCTCTGGCGGATAAAACCACTCTTAGTCTGCAATTGGAGCAAAGGGTGCAGGAAAGGACTGCGGAACTGTCTATAGAGCGGGATAAAGCGCAACAATTGGCTTTGGCTAAAACCCGCTTTCTCGCCAATATGAGCCATGAGCTACGTACACCTCTGACTGTTATTCTTGGCTTCATTCAACAAATTTTGATACAACCTCATGCCCCGCAACTGCAAAGCCAGCTGCAAACCATAGATAGTCAGGGCAAGTTTTTACTGCAGATCGTCAACGATATTCTGGACGCTGCGAAAATGGAGGAAGGTAAACTTCCACTGGAATTACAACACTTTGAGTTGCAACCATTGCTCTGTGAGCTGCATCAAAGCATGCTGCCAGCCGCAACGGCGAAATCACTGTCTTTCAGCCTGGACTGCCGCTACCCACTGCCACGCACTTTGCATACAGACCCATTGCGGCTGAAACAAATTCTGATGAATCTGGTTGGCAATGCACTTAAATTTACTCAGCAAGGCGAAGTGCGATTATCTGCAGCGATAAAGCAAGGTCAGTTACAATTGACAATTTCCGATACAGGCCCCGGCATCAGCGAACAGATGCAACAAAAGCTGTTCACAGCTTTTGAGCAAGGCGACCCCGGTATCAGCAGGCAGTTCGGTGGCACTGGGCTGGGTTTATATATCTGTAAACAACTGGCAGATTTAATGGGGTGCCAACTTGTTTTGCACAGCGTGCCGCAGCAAGGCAGTCAGTTTTCTTTGCTTATTCCTTTACCTATCCACGCTGAGCTCTTGCTAAAAGCACCCAAACCTCAATCCAACACCCAACTGCAGATCAAGCAGCAAATCCCACAGTGGACTGGCTCAGTGCTTATCGTCGACGATGTCCCTGACTTGCGTTTATTGTTCAGTACTTTACTCAGTGCAACAGGGCTTGAGATCCAAACCGCAGTCAATGGTCTTGATGCTTTGCAAAAAGTCGCGCAGCAATCCTTTGATATACTGCTAATGGACATGCATATGCCGGTGATGGATGGCCTGACGGCGTCTCGTGAACTCAGGCGTCAAGGCTATCAGATGCCTGTAATAGCATTGACTGCAGACGTGCAGATAGAACAACGCCAACTCTGCCTTGCAGCAGGCTGTCACGCAGTGCTGACTAAACCTGTACAGGTTGAATTGCTCTACAGCACTATTGCTGAATTTTTGCCTGCTAATAACGCCTCTTCCATCCAGACCGAGGTTCAGCAACAGCTCGAAGAGCTGACCAGCATGTTCCGCGATACTTTACCCAGTATTGCACAAGAACTGGAACAACTGATGCAATTACAGCAACCTGAGGCAACTGCAGCACTGTTACACCGAATTAAAGGTACATCCGCCTGTTTTGGTTTTACCCGCATCAGTGCACTGGCAGCAACAACTGAGCAGGCTTTAAAAGAAGACCATTGGCCTGCAGAGCAACTGCACCAACTACTGCAGCAAATCCGGCAAGAACAGCCTTAA
- a CDS encoding undecaprenyl-diphosphate phosphatase — protein MDFLILLKALILGIVEGLTEFLPVSSTGHLIVVGDLINFYNEGKVFEVAIQLGAILAVVFEYRKRFISVATGITHDKKAQNFVLNLFVAFLPAAIVGLLFIKYIKLYLFNPITVATMLVLGGLVILYAERRTHAVKIHDVDEISWKDALKVGCAQIIAMIPGTSRSGATIIGGLFFGFDRKVAAEFSFFLAVPTMFAATFYDIFKHRDVLSFEQMPMFIVGFVAAFVSALIAVRTFVRFVSNHSYEIFAWYRIAFGLVILASWYFGWVSWS, from the coding sequence ATGGATTTTTTAATTTTACTCAAGGCCTTAATACTGGGGATAGTCGAAGGTTTGACCGAGTTCCTGCCGGTTTCAAGCACAGGACATTTGATTGTTGTGGGAGATTTAATTAACTTTTACAACGAAGGCAAAGTTTTTGAAGTCGCGATCCAACTTGGTGCTATTCTGGCCGTCGTTTTTGAATACCGGAAGCGGTTTATCAGCGTAGCGACCGGCATTACTCATGATAAAAAAGCACAGAATTTTGTTCTGAATTTGTTTGTCGCCTTCCTGCCTGCAGCCATTGTTGGTTTACTATTTATTAAATACATCAAACTTTATCTGTTTAACCCCATTACAGTGGCCACTATGCTGGTGTTGGGCGGTCTGGTGATTTTGTATGCAGAGCGCCGCACTCATGCGGTGAAGATCCATGATGTAGATGAAATCAGCTGGAAAGATGCGTTAAAAGTTGGCTGTGCTCAGATTATCGCGATGATACCCGGCACATCGCGCTCTGGCGCTACTATTATCGGCGGTCTGTTTTTTGGTTTTGATCGTAAAGTTGCCGCCGAGTTTTCATTTTTCCTGGCTGTACCTACCATGTTTGCCGCCACTTTTTACGACATTTTCAAACACCGCGACGTACTGAGTTTCGAACAAATGCCGATGTTTATCGTGGGATTTGTCGCGGCTTTTGTCAGCGCTTTAATTGCAGTAAGAACCTTTGTTCGCTTTGTTTCTAACCATAGTTACGAGATTTTTGCCTGGTACCGCATTGCGTTTGGCCTGGTGATTCTGGCGTCCTGGTATTTTGGTTGGGTTAGCTGGTCTTAA
- a CDS encoding HDOD domain-containing protein — MPTKDFLVLLIDDDELILRALKRTLSRLLPHWAVETMQDAHQLTERLSKGPAPDVVMTDRLMPGIQGEQVLQQVQQLCPLALRCILTADNSADLLIQDSALIHFFLAKPFTDEQLLQVFSCAERLQALNFSPAERAYLGRLCVLPVLPPLYQKIEAMLNKAEFQLKDIAELICHDPVVSSRLLQLANSAFLGFSRPTISLTEAISRLGLDLMKSIVLALKSSLAYQSHISAGQHQRITEQAFHQACLARNLCKQAGLGNDIQDSAFLVSLFDCLGWMAEHLQQPSMADEDSCHFSMISAYLLTLWGFDQSIVQAVILPDELEDCQSLAGVIHWLAHKAAQFKTIQLKETDQHILEALQLYPAWTELQAGIKTS; from the coding sequence ATGCCCACTAAAGACTTTCTGGTGTTGCTGATTGATGATGACGAGCTGATTTTACGGGCTCTGAAACGAACACTGAGTCGTTTGCTGCCACACTGGGCTGTTGAAACTATGCAGGATGCACATCAATTAACCGAACGTTTGTCCAAAGGGCCGGCGCCTGATGTGGTGATGACGGACAGGCTGATGCCGGGCATACAGGGTGAGCAAGTGTTGCAACAAGTTCAGCAACTCTGCCCTCTGGCACTGCGCTGTATACTGACCGCTGACAACTCGGCCGATCTATTGATCCAGGACAGCGCACTGATCCATTTTTTTCTGGCGAAACCTTTTACCGATGAACAACTGTTGCAGGTTTTTTCCTGCGCTGAACGGCTGCAAGCATTGAACTTCTCTCCGGCTGAACGAGCCTATCTGGGTCGCCTTTGTGTATTGCCGGTCCTGCCGCCTCTGTACCAGAAAATAGAAGCGATGCTCAACAAAGCTGAGTTCCAGCTCAAAGATATCGCTGAACTGATCTGCCACGATCCGGTCGTTAGCAGTAGGTTGTTGCAATTAGCCAACTCCGCCTTTTTGGGGTTTTCTCGCCCGACTATCTCTTTGACCGAAGCCATCAGCAGGCTTGGGCTGGATCTGATGAAGTCTATAGTACTGGCTCTGAAAAGCAGTCTGGCTTATCAAAGCCATATCAGTGCAGGCCAACATCAGCGTATTACGGAACAGGCCTTTCATCAGGCTTGTCTGGCGCGTAATCTGTGTAAGCAAGCAGGTCTTGGCAATGACATTCAGGATTCTGCATTTTTAGTCTCCTTGTTTGACTGCCTGGGCTGGATGGCAGAGCATTTGCAGCAGCCCTCTATGGCTGACGAAGACAGCTGTCACTTTTCAATGATTTCAGCTTACTTGCTGACGTTGTGGGGATTTGACCAGAGCATAGTGCAAGCGGTTATTCTGCCCGACGAGCTGGAAGACTGTCAGTCGCTGGCGGGAGTTATACATTGGCTCGCCCACAAAGCGGCTCAATTTAAAACTATTCAGCTAAAAGAAACTGACCAACACATTCTCGAAGCACTGCAGCTCTACCCTGCCTGGACAGAGCTGCAAGCAGGTATTAAGACCAGCTAA
- a CDS encoding EAL domain-containing protein gives MHSKILIVDDEAAVQRSLERLLCRAGYQVIVASSGAQALELLTQHQVHIVLTDFRMPLMCGNELLRAVKKHYPQIVGLILSGYADFNAVVETLNSGIAYKFLQKPWTDHLLLDEIQRSELEYQRRTQPDLYTQLLISSQDALIEVNTQGQILRVNAALAKLWQLDPANISNSPLSAFLPALPIEQLQQFLMSQQSTLVCLDHQHHEVELSHRLTRAEHLLLKLERLESLPQFSSDLSSLSNLLNHQQACQVLEQQIAAQSGLIAVAVLDIDNFSLINDAIGYHKTDLLINKVAFLLQQQLKAGQHLVYLSGDKFALIFTHCRDEMAIQLAMSECLSVFDKPVMHDERLMQLNFNLGYAIAPDDTVIAEKLLKYANLACRTNRNNQHHFYMRFEQAILESKKQQFEISNALYNDIEHNGFSLNFQPKISLADGRIRQAEVLLRWNHPTLGSISPALFVPIAERDGQIIRIGLWVLEQSLIALRSFYQQGLELGWLSINVSGRQLQDPTFSNSLQQLLRSYGIKPEQIELEITETYLMEDIELSNKVLLQLHQIGVRISMDDFGTGYSSLAYLTKLPIDEVKLDRSLITELSSDLQSQGMVRNIIRMAHDLNLVVTAEGIETQEQQQLLNAMDCDLIQGYYYSKPLTEKDFITILKQQPFAGGLSNAH, from the coding sequence ATGCACAGTAAAATACTGATCGTGGATGATGAAGCTGCTGTGCAGCGAAGCCTTGAACGTTTGCTTTGCCGTGCGGGTTATCAGGTAATAGTCGCCAGCAGTGGAGCTCAGGCTCTGGAATTGCTGACACAGCATCAGGTGCACATAGTACTGACGGATTTTCGCATGCCCTTGATGTGCGGCAATGAGTTGCTCAGAGCAGTGAAAAAACATTACCCACAGATAGTGGGTCTGATCTTAAGTGGCTACGCCGACTTTAATGCGGTGGTGGAAACACTAAATTCGGGCATTGCCTATAAGTTTTTGCAAAAGCCATGGACAGACCATCTGCTATTGGACGAAATTCAACGCTCCGAACTTGAATACCAACGACGTACTCAACCTGATTTATATACTCAGTTATTGATCAGCAGTCAGGACGCCTTGATAGAGGTGAACACACAAGGCCAGATACTCAGGGTCAATGCCGCCTTGGCCAAATTGTGGCAGCTTGATCCAGCCAACATCAGCAACAGCCCTTTGTCTGCATTTCTGCCTGCTCTGCCCATCGAGCAACTTCAGCAGTTTTTAATGAGTCAGCAAAGCACCCTGGTGTGCCTCGATCATCAGCACCATGAAGTTGAATTAAGCCACAGGTTGACCAGAGCTGAGCACTTGCTGCTGAAACTGGAGCGACTGGAGTCCTTGCCACAATTCAGTTCAGATTTATCCAGTCTGAGTAACCTTTTAAACCATCAACAAGCCTGTCAGGTGCTGGAGCAGCAAATTGCAGCACAATCTGGTCTGATCGCAGTTGCAGTGCTGGACATAGATAATTTCAGTTTGATCAATGACGCTATCGGCTATCACAAAACTGATTTACTGATCAATAAAGTAGCTTTCCTGTTGCAGCAACAGCTCAAAGCCGGTCAGCATCTGGTGTACTTGTCCGGCGATAAATTCGCGCTGATTTTTACCCATTGCCGCGATGAAATGGCGATACAACTGGCGATGAGCGAATGCCTATCCGTGTTTGATAAACCAGTGATGCATGACGAGAGGTTAATGCAGCTGAATTTTAATCTGGGCTATGCCATAGCGCCGGATGACACTGTGATCGCAGAAAAATTGCTGAAGTACGCCAACCTTGCCTGCAGAACCAACAGAAACAATCAGCACCATTTTTATATGCGCTTTGAACAGGCCATTCTTGAAAGTAAAAAACAACAGTTTGAAATTAGTAATGCTTTGTATAACGACATCGAACATAACGGCTTCAGCCTTAACTTCCAGCCTAAAATTAGCCTTGCTGATGGTCGGATCCGGCAAGCCGAAGTTCTGTTGCGCTGGAATCATCCAACCTTAGGCAGTATTTCTCCTGCTTTATTTGTGCCCATCGCTGAACGGGACGGACAGATTATCCGTATAGGTCTTTGGGTGCTGGAGCAATCCTTAATAGCCTTGCGCTCCTTCTATCAGCAAGGTCTGGAGTTAGGCTGGCTCAGTATCAACGTCTCAGGCCGACAATTACAGGATCCGACCTTTAGCAACTCGTTGCAACAACTGCTTAGAAGTTATGGCATAAAGCCAGAACAAATTGAGCTGGAAATAACTGAAACCTATCTGATGGAAGATATTGAATTGAGTAATAAAGTATTGTTACAGCTGCATCAGATAGGTGTGCGTATCTCGATGGATGATTTTGGCACTGGTTATTCGTCACTGGCGTATCTGACCAAACTACCTATTGATGAGGTGAAGCTGGACAGATCCCTGATCACTGAGTTAAGCAGCGATTTACAGAGCCAGGGCATGGTCAGAAATATTATCCGGATGGCCCATGATTTGAACCTGGTGGTCACAGCCGAAGGAATAGAAACGCAAGAACAACAACAGTTGCTCAACGCCATGGACTGCGACCTGATCCAAGGCTATTACTACAGTAAACCCCTGACTGAAAAAGACTTTATCACAATACTCAAACAACAACCCTTTGCAGGAGGACTCAGCAATGCCCACTAA
- a CDS encoding response regulator, translated as MKTLTPGEIAHYCDVHQRTVSRWIASGQLKGFKLPGRGNYRVVLEDFICFLQQQKIPVPQALTSTTTVLVVDDEVAYRRAILRVLQSGGFNVMMAADGFQAGALLLQHKPAVMTLDLQMPGLDGFEVLKFIRQHPEINQIKILVISGLGQTELDKAKAAGADAILSKPFDNAELLDVITRLIP; from the coding sequence ATGAAAACTCTGACGCCTGGGGAAATTGCTCACTATTGTGACGTGCATCAACGCACTGTCAGCCGCTGGATAGCTTCAGGGCAACTCAAAGGATTTAAGTTACCTGGCCGGGGTAACTACAGAGTAGTGCTGGAAGACTTTATTTGCTTTTTGCAGCAGCAAAAAATACCTGTACCCCAGGCTTTAACCAGCACAACAACAGTCTTAGTGGTTGATGACGAAGTTGCTTACAGGCGCGCTATACTTCGTGTGCTGCAATCTGGCGGATTCAACGTCATGATGGCAGCTGATGGATTTCAGGCAGGAGCCCTGCTGCTACAACATAAACCTGCGGTGATGACCCTCGATTTACAGATGCCGGGGCTGGATGGCTTTGAAGTACTGAAATTTATCCGCCAGCATCCGGAAATAAACCAGATAAAAATTCTGGTGATTTCAGGCTTAGGCCAAACAGAACTGGACAAAGCAAAAGCGGCCGGCGCCGATGCGATCTTGAGCAAACCTTTTGACAATGCAGAGTTACTTGACGTCATAACCCGGTTAATCCCCTAA
- a CDS encoding HD domain-containing phosphohydrolase, with translation MMTTADPSSTTATTPIRAAVLCVDDEISILKSLQRLLMATGFDVVTATGGEQGLLLLEKQEFAVIISDMRMPGMTGAEFLQFAAQRCPDSQRLVLTGYADIDSTIVAINQGQIQRYIQKPWSNEALVVQVRESAEKYLLIKQNKELQQKLSIQNHKLKDMNHLLEQHVSKRTAQLRKVLKQLELEHKSLLDLLFNFISVNPHLNGHFAQHVARTCHLLCSHLKLEPKEQQQIVMAGLLSQLGLLGMDPMLYSKSYHVLDGTERQQYCTHPAMAQLMLLPASHLALMSDAIYHQYERYNGSGSPDRLVGTDIPLGARIVALARDFWLMIEKLEGPQDSAFSNAIVQLKMQQGSSYDPLLLQILSSLPAEQLSGAELIASSHQQLETNELEPGMMLERPLYNENRILLLPHGHVFTSQSIAKLQQIEAKRQKKWTLLVSSVKVTAE, from the coding sequence ATGATGACCACTGCAGATCCATCTAGTACTACCGCTACAACACCTATTCGTGCTGCTGTGCTTTGTGTGGATGACGAAATCAGTATCCTCAAATCGTTGCAGCGCCTGCTGATGGCAACTGGTTTTGACGTAGTGACAGCAACTGGAGGCGAACAAGGACTGCTGCTGCTGGAAAAGCAAGAGTTTGCGGTCATTATCAGCGATATGCGCATGCCGGGTATGACAGGGGCCGAATTTTTGCAATTCGCAGCACAGCGTTGTCCTGATAGTCAGCGTCTGGTACTCACAGGATATGCCGATATTGATTCAACGATAGTAGCCATTAATCAGGGGCAAATCCAACGCTACATTCAAAAGCCCTGGAGTAATGAAGCGCTTGTGGTGCAGGTTAGAGAGTCGGCAGAAAAATATCTACTGATTAAACAAAATAAAGAGTTGCAGCAAAAACTCAGTATACAAAATCACAAGCTGAAGGACATGAATCATCTGCTGGAGCAGCATGTATCTAAGCGTACAGCTCAGTTACGTAAAGTGTTAAAACAACTGGAGCTTGAACATAAGTCTTTGTTGGATTTGCTCTTTAACTTCATCAGTGTCAATCCGCATTTAAACGGACATTTTGCTCAGCATGTGGCCAGAACCTGTCATTTGTTATGTTCTCACCTGAAACTTGAACCCAAAGAACAGCAGCAAATAGTGATGGCAGGCTTATTGTCGCAGTTAGGGTTATTAGGCATGGATCCGATGCTTTACAGCAAGTCCTATCATGTGCTGGATGGCACCGAGCGTCAGCAATATTGCACTCATCCTGCCATGGCTCAGTTGATGTTATTACCTGCCAGCCATCTGGCATTGATGTCGGATGCGATTTACCACCAGTATGAACGTTACAACGGCTCTGGTAGTCCTGATCGCCTGGTGGGCACTGATATACCTCTGGGGGCACGTATTGTTGCTTTGGCCAGAGATTTTTGGTTGATGATAGAAAAGCTTGAGGGACCGCAAGACAGCGCATTTAGCAACGCAATAGTGCAATTGAAAATGCAACAGGGCAGCTCGTATGACCCGTTGTTATTGCAGATTTTGTCCAGTTTACCCGCTGAGCAGCTGTCCGGTGCAGAACTTATTGCTTCGTCTCATCAGCAGCTTGAAACCAATGAACTGGAACCCGGTATGATGCTGGAGCGTCCTTTGTACAATGAAAACCGAATTTTATTGCTGCCTCATGGTCATGTATTTACCAGTCAGAGTATTGCCAAGCTGCAGCAGATCGAAGCGAAACGTCAGAAAAAATGGACCTTGCTGGTTTCTTCTGTGAAAGTAACTGCGGAGTAA
- a CDS encoding FIST signal transduction protein, with amino-acid sequence MFEIKTAHSKASTAAEIWQDLQQQLAGQHFQFGLVMGHHSCIAQLADVPLASVADQWLGGSSCLGVMTEQGVFLQQDSLALFMIRDDDGHYGSGSAVIEGVNIAKATRDALTSALQRAGRPFQVPELVWCMQPPGTEEAVLKQIEQVLGKKVPVYGGSSADDDVSGQWLQYDGRAIHQQAVVIAVFYPSVAISHFFHSGYIPTEHKGIVTKSQGRLLQEIDHQPAVEVYSRWLNRKITSNYMQQTTLHPLGSVIEHSQLDVPLYMLSLPTNFHPDGSIELFAEVEQGKQLCLMTSEVSRLLSRTGTMCECTRSVLPAQRVSGGIIVFCGACLLSIKDQMEFVHNNVKQALGGAPFLIAFTFGEQGYAVDQTNRHGNLMYATVLFGEADAQY; translated from the coding sequence ATGTTTGAAATAAAGACAGCACATAGTAAAGCCAGCACTGCTGCAGAGATCTGGCAAGATTTGCAGCAGCAACTGGCAGGGCAGCATTTTCAGTTTGGATTGGTGATGGGGCATCACAGCTGTATTGCCCAATTGGCAGATGTCCCACTGGCGAGTGTGGCTGACCAATGGCTTGGGGGCAGCTCTTGTTTGGGGGTGATGACTGAGCAGGGTGTTTTTTTACAACAGGATAGCCTGGCGCTATTTATGATACGGGATGATGACGGGCATTATGGTTCAGGCAGTGCAGTGATTGAAGGCGTTAATATAGCCAAAGCGACTCGCGATGCTTTAACTTCGGCTTTGCAGCGGGCCGGACGGCCATTTCAGGTTCCTGAATTGGTGTGGTGTATGCAGCCTCCGGGCACAGAGGAAGCTGTATTAAAGCAAATTGAACAGGTACTGGGAAAGAAAGTTCCGGTCTATGGTGGCAGCAGCGCCGACGATGACGTATCGGGTCAATGGTTGCAATACGATGGCAGGGCTATTCATCAGCAAGCCGTAGTGATCGCCGTGTTTTACCCTTCGGTGGCCATCAGTCACTTTTTTCATTCTGGTTATATTCCCACTGAACACAAGGGCATAGTAACCAAATCTCAGGGCCGTTTGTTACAGGAAATTGATCATCAGCCTGCGGTTGAGGTCTACAGCAGATGGCTGAACAGAAAAATCACCAGCAACTATATGCAGCAGACCACCCTACATCCGCTGGGGTCGGTCATAGAGCATAGCCAGCTGGATGTGCCTTTGTATATGCTCAGCTTGCCAACTAATTTTCACCCTGATGGTTCTATCGAGCTTTTTGCTGAAGTAGAGCAGGGGAAACAACTCTGTTTAATGACAAGTGAAGTATCACGTTTGCTGAGCCGGACTGGCACTATGTGTGAGTGCACCCGCTCTGTTTTGCCAGCGCAACGGGTTAGCGGCGGTATTATTGTTTTTTGTGGCGCCTGTTTGCTCAGCATCAAAGATCAGATGGAATTTGTGCATAACAATGTAAAGCAAGCTTTGGGCGGCGCCCCTTTTTTGATTGCTTTCACTTTTGGTGAGCAGGGTTATGCCGTCGATCAGACCAACAGGCACGGCAACCTGATGTATGCCACAGTTTTATTTGGAGAGGCGGATGCCCAGTATTGA